A single window of Onychomys torridus chromosome 8, mOncTor1.1, whole genome shotgun sequence DNA harbors:
- the LOC118589423 gene encoding olfactory receptor 1468-like yields MTEENQTVISQFLLLGLPIPQEQQQLFYALFLAMYLTTVLGNLIIIILILLDSHLHTPMYLFLSNLSFSDLCFSSVTMPKFLQNMQSQDPSIPYAGCLAQMYFYLYFADLESFLLVVMAYDRYVAICFPLHYTSIMSPKLCLSLMVLSWVLTIFHAMLHTLLVARLSFCKNNVIPHFFCDISPLLKLSCSDTHVNELVIFIMGGLFIIIPFVLIVASYAGIVSSILKVTSVRGIHKVFSTCGSHLSVVSLFYGPIIGLYLCPSANNSTVKETVMAMMYTVVTPMLNPFIYSLRNRDMKGALGRVLCKKKIPFYL; encoded by the coding sequence ATGACAGAAGAGAACCAAACTGTCATCTCTCAATTCCTCCTCCTGGGCCTGCCCATCCCCCAAGAGCAACAGCAGCTGTTCTATGCCCTGTTCCTCGCCATGTACCTCACCACTGTCCTGGGgaacctcatcatcatcatcctcattctACTGGACTCCcatctccacacacccatgtacttgTTTCTCAGTAATTtgtccttctctgacctctgcttctCCTCAGTCACAATGCCCAAATTCCTGCAGAACATGCAGAGCCAGGACCCATCCATCCCCTATGCAGGCTGCCTGGCACAAATGTACTTTTACCTGTATTTTGCAGACCTTGAGAGCTTCCTCCTAGTGgtcatggcctatgaccgctatgtggccatctgcttcCCCCTTCATTACACCAGCATCATGAGTCCTAAACTCTGTTTGAGTCTGATGGTGCTGTCCTGGGTGCTGACCATATTCCACGCCATGCTGCACACCCTTCTTGTGGCCAGATTATCTTTCTGTAAGAACAATGTGATTCCCCACTTTTTCTGTGACATATCTCCTCTGCTGAAGTTGTCCTGCTCTGACACACATGTTAATGAGTTGGTGATATTCATTATGGGAGGGCTGTTTATTATCATTCCATTCGTTCTCATTGTTGCTTCCTATGCAGGAATTGTCTCCTCCATACTGAAAGTTACTTCTGTTCGCGGCATCCACAAGGtcttctccacctgtgggtcacATCTGTCTGTGGTGTCGCTCTTCTATGGGCCAATTATTGGCCTTTACTTATGTCCATCAGCTAATAACTCTACTGTGAAGGAGACTGTCATGGCTATGATGTACACAGTGGTGACTCCCATGCTGAACCCCTTCATCTATAGTCTGAGGAACAGAGACATGAAGGGGGCCCTGGGAAGAGTCCTTTGTAAGAAGAAAATTCCCTTCTATCTTTGA
- the LOC118589455 gene encoding olfactory receptor 1, with protein sequence MSCMMDRNQTVISQFLLMGLPIPQEHQHLFYALFLAMYLTTVLGNLIIIILILLDSHLHTPMYLFLSNLSFSDLCFSSVTMPKLLQNMQSQDPSIPYAGCLAQIYFFLFFGDLGNFLLVAMAYDRYVAICFPLHYTSIMNPKLCMSLVVLSWVLTTFHAMLHTLLMARLSFCKDSVIPHFFCDMSTLLKLSCSDTHVNEVVIFIVVSIFLILPFALIFMSYVRIVSSILKVPSSQGIRKAFSTCGSHLSVVSLFYGTVIGLYLCPSANNSTVKETVMSLMYTVVTPMLNPFIYSLRNRDIKEALERIFFKRKIQLNL encoded by the exons atgagctg CATGATGGACAGGAACCAAACTGTCATTTCCCAGTTTCTCCTCATGGGACTGCCCATCCCCCAAGAGCACCAGCACCTGTTCTATGCCCTGTTCCTGGCTATGTACCTCACCACTGTCCTGGGgaacctcatcatcatcatccttatTCTACTGGACTCCCATCtccacactcccatgtacttGTTTCTCAGCAACTtgtccttctctgacctctgtttctcctctgtcACAATGCCCAAATTGCTGCAGAACATGCAGAGCCAGGACCCATCCATTCCCTATGCAGGCTGCCTGGCACAAATatacttctttctgttttttggagACCTTGGGAACTTCCTCCTTGtggccatggcctatgaccgctatgtggccatctgtttCCCCCTTCATTACACCAGCATCATGAATCCTAAGCTCTGTATGAGTCTGGTGGTGCTGTCCTGGGTGCTGACCACTTTCCATGCCATGCTGCACACCCTGCTAATGGCCAGGTTGTCATTCTGTAAGGACAGTGTGATCCCCCACTTTTTCTGTGACATGTCCACTCTGCTAAAGCTGTCCTGCTCTGACACCCATGTTAATGAGGTGGTGATATTTATTGTGGTCAGCATCTTCCTTATTCTTCCATTTGCACTCATTTTCATGTCCTATGTACGAATTGTGTCCTCCATTCTCAAGGTCCCTTCTTCTCAAGGTATCCGTAAAGCCTTTTCTACCTGTGGCTCCCACCTGTCTGTAGTGTCACTGTTCTATGGGACAGTCATTGGTCTCTATTTATGTCCTTCTGCTAATAACTCTACTGTGAAGGAGACTGTCATGTCTTTGATGTACACAGTGGTGACCCCTATGCTGAACCCCttcatctacagcctgaggaatAGAGACATAAAGGAGGCTctagaaagaatatttttcaaaaggaaaattcaaCTGAACCTATGA
- the LOC118589481 gene encoding olfactory receptor-like protein I9 — MTRRNQTVISQFLLMGLPIPQEHQHLFYALFLAMYLTTVLGNLIIIILILLDSHLHTPMYLFLSNLSFSDLCFSSVTMPKLLQNMQSQDPSITYAACLAQMYFFVTFGVMESFLLVVMAYDRYVAICFPLHYMTIMSLKLCLSLVVLSWVLTTLHAMLHTLLIARLSFCEDNMIPHYFCDMSTLLKMACSNTYDNELAIYILGGPIVVLPFLLIIVSYAKVVSFIFKVPSSQGIRKVFSTCGSHLSVVSLFYGPVIGLYLCPSANNSAVKESIMSLMYTVVTPMLNPFIYSLRNRDVKGALERVVCKKQIPSLL, encoded by the coding sequence ATGACTAGAAGAAACCAAACTGTCATCTCCCAGTTTCTCCTCATGGGCCTGCCCATCCCCCAAGAGCACCAGCACCTGTTCTATGCCCTGTTCCTGGCCATGTACCTCACCACTGTCCTGGGgaacctcatcatcatcatcctcattctACTGGACTCCcatctccacacacccatgtacttgTTTCTCAGCAACTtgtccttctctgacctctgtttctcctctgtcACAATGCCCAAATTGCTGCAGAACATGCAGAGCCAGGACCCATCCATCACCTACGCAGCCTGCCTGGCACAAATGTACTTTTTCGTGACTTTTGGAGTCATGGAGAGTTTTCTTCTTGTagtcatggcctatgaccgctatgtggctaTCTGTTTCCCCCTTCATTACATGACTATCATGAGTCTTAAGCTCTGTTTGAGTCTGGTGGTGCTGTCCTGGGTGCTGACCACACTTCACGCAATGCTGCACACTCTGCTCATTGCTAGATTGTCTTTCTGTGAGGACAACATGATTCCCCACTATTTCTGTGATATGTCTACTCTGCTGAAAATGGCTTGTTCTAACACTTATGATAATGAATTGGCGATATATATCTTGGGAGGCCCTATAGTTGTActccctttccttctcatcaTTGTTTCCTATGCAAAAGTTGTCTCCTTCATCTTCAAAGTCCCTTCTTCTCAAGGTATCCGTAAAGTCTTTTCTACCTGTGGCTCCCACCTGTCTGTAGTGTCACTATTCTATGGGCCAGTCATTGGTCTCTACTTATGTCCTTCAGCTAATAACTCTGCTGTGAAGGAGTCTATCATGTCTTTGATGTACACAGTGGTGACTCCCATGCTGAACCCCttcatctacagcctgaggaacagaGATGTGAAGGGAGCATTAGAAAGAGTAGTTTGCAAAAAGCAAATTCCCTCACTCCTATGA